Within Candidatus Stygibacter australis, the genomic segment AATTTCGCATTAATATCTTTTAAAACTCTTATCATATTTTTTGCTGGATTGTACTGAACAGCAGCAATAGAAATCTGGCAGAATCTGTATCCACGCATAATGACAGGATAACCGATCGTGACTATATTTTTCGGATACCATTCATCTTTGCTATAGAATTCTGCATTCTTCTCTATGTGGTTTTCCCATCCGAATGACTGAATGGGTAAATCAATTGCTACTTCATCATAGTTATATTTAATATTCTCAATCACAAAATTTCCTGATGGTGGAAGCGATATCAATTGCGAATATAGAGGTAATATTGCTTTTCCCGGTTCAGCAGTTGAAGCATATCCCTCTATTGTGACACTGCAAAATTGAAGCTCTCCCCTTGTTTCATTGCTTATCTCGCAGTTATCGAAGTTGCCTTGTATCAAAAGATTGTTACCTTCGAGATTAATATCCAGAGCAAACATGCTCGCAGGAATCAGGATTATAAAAAGTATGGTTGTGAAAATCTTATTTTTCACATGACCTCCCCTTATAATTTTGAGTTGTTGATAGAAATGTGTGGTTTTTATGTCAAGAAGTTAGAGACATGAAATTGGAATATATTTCAAAAGATTTTAATGTTTATTTTAATTTAATAACTTTAATGTGAATATCGAATAAAGATCAACGATTTGAGATTTAAGATGTGAAATCTTTTGCCTAATCATTTATCAGCAAACACTTATTGGTTCCTATTACAGAGTCTCCAACTTTTATTTGATAAAAATACAGACCAGATGAAACTCTTTTCCATATATAATCTCTACCATCCCAATTAACTTCATTCAAACCGAAATTAAAATCAGTGCATTCCATCTCTCGAACCAGTTGCCCCTTCACATTATAAATCTGAATTTGTGGCAATTCGTGAGAATTCGTGGTTACATAATAAGAAATGGTTGTTGAACTGCTGAAAGGATTGGGATGTGCTGATAAAGTTTGGATGATTTCCTCTGGTTTATCATCGATATCATAGCTCACTTCAAGCGTGACAGGAATAATAATTTTCTGTCCGATTCCTGATTCAATAATTATATATGCTTCATAATTGCCAACATCACAATTAATTGTTGATATTTCAAAAGGAATATGTAATGATTCCCCCCCTATAAGTGTTCCTGAAGTTATGTCTAACGATAACCAATTAATAGGTGAATCAACAATGCTGAAGGTGCCATCAGAGCGATTTGAAATTTCATAATTAGATGCGGTGATTTTGAAAGCACATTCTTCTGAAGGAGGTCCCGTTACTATATATTCATATGATCCAGTATTTTGAAATGCATCAGCAACTATTTCCCAGGATAATCCATCATCTCTAGTAATTTCTATGATAATTTCATTATAATTTCCAGGATAATTCCAACATAATGTGTCTACAGTATCATATAATAATATTTCATTTTCATAGGGCTGGATTATATCAAAAATATTAATAGAGAAGTAATTATCTGAAATATCCACTGCTGTTCCAGCATTATCTTCAATCTGAATTGTACAAAAATCTGATAATGGATAATCTATATAAAAAGAAAACTCGCCGTCATTATTTGTGGAATATGTTAGGACATAACACAGATTCACTAAGAATAATTTAATCGACACAGATTCAATAGGACCTGATGAATTCCATAAAATTGTTTGCATGGTTCCATAGGTAAGAGTCTCTCCACCATTTGGAAATAGTACTTCAATATCTGAATTTAATATAGACTTTTTACCATGAGGTATATTTTCTTTAGTATTTGCTTTATTATTTATTCGTGGTAATGAGTTCATTTTTGAAATCAAATTCGCATTTTTATAACCATCAAAATTTTTTCTTGATCTGGGAAAATGCGATAAGCTTGCACTGAAATCAATTGATTGATTTGAAATATTTGATAACACAAAATTGTCATATATAATTGTATCTTGTGGAACAGTATAGGATAGGATTTGCGGATTTACTTCAAGTAATGGAATTTCCGGTGCTTCTTTGGTTGTAAAAAGTATCGAAATTTCATCTTGCAATTCGTGAGCTGTTGGAACATATATATTTGAGTATGAAAGCAAAATCCCTTCGGTTTGTTTCCAATTCTCTATCCCCACAGTAGCGTAATTATCACCTTGGTCTACGTTGTTAATTGTTTTATATTGAAATAATATTTCACCATCTTCTGTTAGGGTTTTGTAATATGCCGGATCAAATAGAATAACCTGAAATGTTTCTTTTTTATCTGGGTTGTACTTATTTAAAAACTCAAACCATTCTATAATTATGAATTGATTTTCAATGTCATAAAAATAATAAAGTTCCCCATTTCTTAAGTTATCCCAAAATGGAGCGATCATTGCATGCGGTCCACACCCGGATGGTATTGTCTTGTTCCTATGATAAACAAAATCTTCTCCCATTGAGATCCAACCTTCAGAACAAACTGAAA encodes:
- a CDS encoding C25 family peptidase propeptide domain-containing protein — translated: MKNKIFTTILFIILIPASMFALDINLEGNNLLIQGNFDNCEISNETRGELQFCSVTIEGYASTAEPGKAILPLYSQLISLPPSGNFVIENIKYNYDEVAIDLPIQSFGWENHIEKNAEFYSKDEWYPKNIVTIGYPVIMRGYRFCQISIAAVQYNPAKNMIRVLKDINAK